The proteins below are encoded in one region of Bacillus vallismortis:
- the dltD gene encoding D-alanyl-lipoteichoic acid biosynthesis protein DltD gives MKKRFFGPIILAFILFAGAIAVPSSWLSGFITDKRVKESATALNPSMFQGLYLQDQMLKDPEYLPIYGSSELSRLDEFHPSNYFQVNNEGFTPYLVGKGGSQSLIHSLNFAAHMDQLKGKKIVFIVSPQWFIKRGSDEQHFAPNYSALQGLDLAFNERIDPDVKKKMMKRMLRFKAVQNDAILCELYKAIVNGQTWKANALKPAAKVYYSMLEKKDMYYSATESSGPKRYISQSVKGQSWSELNKLADQSGKRHSGSNDFYIDNPVYKKLKPKVPKLKGKNKGKSYAVSPEYGDFEMMLDILKDAGAEPMFVTIPVNGKWYDYTGFPKKGRTDYYQKVNKQIRAKGFQVADFSKHEYDPYFMKDTIHIGWKGWVYVDKAIDEFYKTGKVTSS, from the coding sequence ATGAAAAAGCGTTTTTTCGGTCCAATTATTTTGGCGTTTATTCTATTCGCAGGCGCCATCGCAGTTCCATCTTCATGGCTGTCAGGCTTCATCACCGATAAGCGGGTGAAAGAGTCGGCAACAGCCTTGAACCCGAGTATGTTTCAAGGGCTTTATTTACAAGATCAAATGCTCAAAGATCCGGAATACCTTCCGATTTACGGATCTTCTGAGCTTTCCCGGCTGGACGAGTTCCACCCATCTAATTATTTTCAGGTGAACAATGAGGGGTTCACGCCGTACCTTGTCGGCAAAGGCGGATCACAGTCATTGATTCACTCTTTAAACTTCGCTGCCCATATGGATCAGCTGAAGGGCAAAAAAATCGTATTCATCGTGTCTCCGCAATGGTTTATTAAGCGCGGGTCTGATGAACAGCATTTCGCGCCGAACTATTCCGCGCTGCAAGGGCTTGATTTGGCATTTAACGAGCGGATCGACCCCGATGTGAAAAAGAAAATGATGAAACGCATGCTGCGCTTTAAGGCCGTGCAAAATGACGCGATTCTATGCGAGCTGTACAAAGCAATCGTAAACGGCCAAACGTGGAAAGCGAACGCGCTGAAGCCGGCGGCAAAAGTCTATTACAGCATGCTGGAAAAGAAGGACATGTATTATTCAGCGACGGAATCATCCGGTCCAAAGCGTTATATCTCGCAGTCAGTAAAGGGCCAGTCATGGTCTGAATTAAATAAACTCGCAGATCAGTCAGGAAAACGCCACTCCGGGTCTAACGATTTTTACATTGACAATCCTGTTTATAAAAAGCTGAAGCCGAAAGTGCCTAAGCTGAAAGGGAAAAACAAAGGAAAATCGTATGCAGTGTCACCGGAATACGGTGATTTTGAAATGATGCTTGATATCCTGAAGGATGCAGGGGCAGAGCCTATGTTTGTCACCATCCCTGTTAACGGAAAGTGGTACGACTACACTGGCTTCCCGAAAAAAGGACGTACTGATTATTACCAAAAGGTGAATAAACAGATCAGAGCCAAGGGCTTCCAGGTTGCTGATTTCTCAAAGCATGAATACGATCCGTATTTCATGAAAGACACCATTCACATCGGCTGGAAAGGCTGGGTGTATGTCGATAAAGCAATTGACGAGTTTTATAAAACCGGAAAAGTCACTTCATCCTGA
- the dltC gene encoding D-alanine--poly(phosphoribitol) ligase subunit DltC gives MEFKQEVLDVLAEVCQDDIVKENPDIDIFEEGLLDSFGTVELLLAIENRFDILVPITEFDRDVWNTPNNIVNQLSELK, from the coding sequence ATGGAATTTAAACAAGAGGTATTAGACGTTTTAGCAGAGGTTTGCCAGGATGACATCGTAAAGGAAAATCCTGATATTGACATTTTTGAAGAAGGTTTGCTTGATTCTTTTGGAACAGTAGAATTGCTGCTTGCGATTGAAAACCGTTTTGATATTTTAGTGCCGATCACTGAATTTGACCGGGATGTTTGGAATACGCCTAACAACATTGTAAATCAGCTGTCTGAGTTGAAATAA
- the dltB gene encoding D-alanyl-lipoteichoic acid biosynthesis protein DltB — MTPYSSFLFFILLGILLLPTIILGLNGKRFQAYNMFISIIILALIFSHDVHGVIALCLFTIWQVLLISGYLAYRQKANSGFVFCGAVIAAILPLFLSKIWPFLSHPQPHHPPHNLISFLGISYLTFKGVQLIMEARDGLLKEQLPLHRLLYFILFFPTISSGPIDRYRRFVKDEQKAWTKDEYADLLYTGIHKIFIGFLYKFIIGYAINTYFIMNLPAITHHKILGNLLYMYGYSMYLFFDFAGYTMFAVGVSYIMGIKSPENFNKPFISKNIKDFWNRWHMSLSFWFRDYVFMRFVFWMTKKKWIKNRMAVSNIGYFLLFMLMGVWHGLAPQYIIYGLYHAVLMTCYNFFEKWNKKYKWLPSNRWTTALAIVITFHFVCFGFYIFSGKLFHHHH, encoded by the coding sequence ATGACGCCTTACAGTTCGTTTTTATTTTTTATACTGCTTGGCATTCTTCTTCTGCCGACGATCATTCTCGGCCTGAACGGAAAAAGATTTCAAGCATACAACATGTTCATATCTATCATCATATTGGCTTTAATTTTTTCGCACGACGTACACGGGGTCATCGCACTGTGTCTGTTTACGATATGGCAAGTGCTTTTGATCAGCGGCTATCTGGCGTACCGGCAGAAAGCGAACAGCGGCTTTGTCTTTTGCGGAGCTGTGATCGCGGCGATTCTGCCTTTATTTCTGTCAAAAATATGGCCGTTTCTTTCACACCCGCAGCCGCATCATCCGCCACATAACCTGATCAGCTTTTTAGGGATTTCGTATTTAACCTTTAAAGGCGTTCAGCTGATTATGGAAGCAAGAGACGGCCTGCTGAAAGAACAGCTGCCGCTGCACCGCCTGCTGTATTTCATCCTGTTTTTCCCGACGATTTCCTCCGGTCCGATCGACAGATACCGCCGGTTCGTCAAGGATGAACAGAAGGCTTGGACGAAAGACGAATACGCCGATCTATTATATACAGGGATTCATAAAATCTTTATCGGTTTCCTGTACAAGTTTATTATCGGCTACGCAATCAACACGTACTTCATCATGAACCTTCCCGCGATCACGCATCATAAGATTCTCGGGAACCTGCTGTACATGTATGGCTACAGCATGTATTTATTCTTTGATTTTGCCGGCTACACGATGTTTGCCGTCGGGGTCAGCTATATTATGGGCATTAAATCACCTGAAAACTTTAATAAACCGTTTATCAGTAAAAATATTAAAGATTTCTGGAATCGCTGGCATATGTCTCTGTCCTTTTGGTTCAGGGATTATGTGTTTATGAGATTCGTATTTTGGATGACAAAGAAAAAGTGGATCAAAAACCGCATGGCCGTCTCAAACATCGGGTATTTCCTGCTGTTTATGCTGATGGGGGTTTGGCACGGGCTTGCGCCGCAATATATCATCTACGGCCTCTATCACGCCGTGCTGATGACGTGTTACAACTTTTTCGAGAAGTGGAATAAGAAATACAAATGGCTGCCGTCCAACCGCTGGACAACCGCTCTTGCAATTGTGATCACTTTCCATTTCGTTTGCTTCGGATTTTATATTTTCTCAGGAAAACTATTTCATCACCACCATTAA
- the dltA gene encoding D-alanine--poly(phosphoribitol) ligase subunit DltA, producing the protein MKLLHAIQTHAESYPQTDAFRSQGQSLTYQELWEQSDRAGAAIQKRISGEKKSPILVYGHMEPHMIVSFLGSVKAGHPYIPVDLSIPSERIAKIIESSGAELLIHAAGLPVDELGQQIQAVSAEELLENADGTVSQDQWVKDHETFYIIYTSGSTGNPKGVQISAANLQSFTDWICADFPVNGGKTFLNQAPFSFDLSVMDLYPCLQSGGTLHCVTKDAVNKPKILFEELKKSGLNVWTSTPSFVQMCLMDPGFSQELLPEADTFMFCGEVLPVSVAKALLERFPKARIFNTYGPTEATVAVTSVEITDDVISRSESLPVGFAKPDMNIFIMDEQGQPLPDGEKGEIVIAGPSVSRGYLGEPELTEKAFFSYEGQWAYRTGDAGYIQDGQIFCQGRLDFQIKLHGYRMELEEIEFHVRQSQYVRSAVVIPYQPNGTVEYLIAAIVPEEHEFQKEFQLTSAIKKELAASLPAYMIPRKFIYQDHIQMTANGKIDRKRIGEEVLV; encoded by the coding sequence ATGAAACTTTTACATGCTATTCAAACACATGCGGAATCTTATCCGCAAACCGATGCCTTCCGCTCTCAAGGCCAGTCGCTCACATATCAGGAATTATGGGAGCAGTCTGACCGTGCGGGTGCCGCGATCCAAAAACGCATTTCTGGGGAAAAGAAATCGCCTATCCTTGTGTACGGCCATATGGAGCCGCACATGATCGTTTCCTTCTTAGGAAGCGTCAAAGCGGGACACCCTTATATTCCAGTTGACCTGTCGATTCCGTCCGAGCGGATTGCGAAAATTATCGAAAGCTCTGGAGCAGAATTGCTGATCCACGCAGCCGGGCTTCCAGTTGACGAACTCGGCCAGCAGATTCAGGCGGTTTCAGCAGAAGAACTGCTGGAAAACGCGGACGGCACTGTCAGCCAAGATCAATGGGTCAAGGATCACGAGACATTTTATATCATTTACACTTCCGGAAGCACGGGAAATCCGAAAGGCGTGCAGATTTCCGCTGCGAATCTTCAGAGCTTTACAGACTGGATTTGTGCAGACTTTCCAGTCAACGGAGGAAAAACATTTTTAAACCAAGCGCCGTTTTCATTTGATTTATCTGTCATGGATCTTTATCCGTGCCTTCAATCAGGCGGGACTTTGCACTGCGTGACAAAGGATGCTGTGAATAAGCCGAAAATCTTATTCGAAGAGCTGAAAAAGTCCGGACTGAATGTATGGACATCAACACCTTCCTTTGTGCAGATGTGCCTGATGGACCCCGGTTTTTCACAGGAGCTGCTGCCTGAAGCGGACACATTTATGTTTTGCGGAGAGGTTCTTCCGGTTTCTGTTGCAAAAGCGCTGCTTGAGCGTTTTCCGAAAGCAAGAATCTTTAATACGTACGGTCCGACTGAAGCGACAGTGGCTGTCACATCCGTTGAAATTACGGATGACGTCATCAGCCGCAGCGAATCGCTTCCAGTGGGCTTCGCCAAGCCTGATATGAACATTTTCATTATGGATGAACAGGGACAGCCGCTTCCTGATGGAGAAAAAGGAGAAATCGTCATCGCTGGGCCGAGCGTAAGCCGAGGCTACCTAGGTGAGCCAGAGCTGACGGAAAAAGCGTTTTTCTCTTATGAAGGCCAGTGGGCATACCGGACTGGCGATGCCGGCTATATCCAAGATGGTCAGATTTTTTGCCAAGGGCGTTTGGATTTCCAAATTAAACTTCACGGCTACCGAATGGAGCTTGAGGAAATCGAATTCCATGTCAGACAGTCTCAGTACGTTCGCTCTGCTGTCGTGATCCCGTATCAGCCAAACGGAACAGTCGAGTACCTGATCGCCGCTATTGTGCCTGAGGAGCATGAGTTCCAGAAGGAATTCCAGCTCACAAGCGCCATTAAAAAAGAGCTTGCCGCTTCCCTTCCGGCGTATATGATCCCGAGAAAATTCATTTATCAGGATCACATTCAAATGACGGCCAACGGCAAAATTGACCGGAAACGCATCGGCGAAGAGGTTCTTGTATGA
- a CDS encoding teichoic acid D-Ala incorporation-associated protein DltX: MLQLMKQLYEKPAVKWTCHTGFYLMILLVLFFMYGFHTANTGSYIYNDF, from the coding sequence ATGCTGCAATTGATGAAACAGCTGTATGAAAAGCCCGCTGTCAAGTGGACATGTCATACAGGTTTTTATTTGATGATACTTCTTGTTTTGTTTTTCATGTATGGTTTTCACACCGCGAATACCGGTTCATATATTTATAACGATTTCTAA
- a CDS encoding 1,4-dihydroxy-2-naphthoate polyprenyltransferase has product MKQTNKGEGQTAPEKESMGQILWQLTRPHTLTASFVPVLLGTVLAMFYVKVDLLLFLAMLFSCLWIQIATNLFNEYYDFKRGLDTAESVGIGGAIVRHGMKPITILQLALASYGIAILLGVYICASSSWWLALIGLVGMAIGYLYTGGPLPIAYTPFGELFSGICMGSVFVLISFFIQTDKINLQSILISIPIAILVGAINLSNNIRDIEEDKKGGRKTLAILMGHKGAVTLLAASFAVAYIWIVGLVITGAASPWLFVVFLSVPKPVQAVKGFVRKELPMNMIVAMKSTAQTNTFFGFLLSIGLLISYFR; this is encoded by the coding sequence ATGAAACAAACAAATAAGGGTGAGGGTCAGACTGCGCCGGAAAAAGAAAGCATGGGGCAGATCCTTTGGCAGTTAACCCGTCCTCATACGTTAACGGCATCATTTGTGCCTGTGCTGCTCGGAACGGTATTGGCGATGTTTTATGTCAAGGTTGATCTGCTGCTGTTTCTGGCTATGCTGTTTTCTTGCTTATGGATCCAGATCGCGACGAACTTATTTAATGAATACTACGATTTTAAACGCGGGTTAGATACAGCAGAATCTGTCGGAATCGGAGGGGCGATCGTACGCCACGGAATGAAGCCAATTACAATTTTGCAATTAGCCCTTGCATCATATGGGATCGCTATATTGCTCGGCGTCTATATTTGCGCAAGCAGCAGCTGGTGGCTGGCTCTGATCGGCCTCGTCGGCATGGCGATCGGATACCTGTATACAGGCGGGCCGCTGCCGATTGCGTACACGCCGTTCGGTGAGTTATTCTCGGGCATTTGCATGGGTTCGGTATTTGTGCTAATTTCGTTTTTCATTCAGACAGATAAAATCAATTTGCAAAGCATCTTGATTTCGATCCCGATTGCAATTCTTGTCGGCGCGATTAACCTATCGAACAATATTCGCGATATTGAAGAGGACAAAAAAGGCGGACGCAAAACATTGGCGATTTTGATGGGGCATAAGGGAGCTGTTACGCTCTTAGCCGCGTCGTTTGCTGTCGCTTATATTTGGATTGTCGGCTTGGTCATCACCGGTGCCGCTAGCCCGTGGCTGTTTGTCGTCTTTTTGAGCGTGCCTAAGCCGGTTCAGGCAGTGAAGGGCTTCGTCCGAAAAGAATTGCCGATGAACATGATTGTGGCGATGAAATCCACAGCCCAAACCAACACATTTTTCGGATTCCTGCTCTCGATCGGGTTATTGATCAGTTACTTCCGGTAA
- the ywaC gene encoding GTP pyrophosphokinase YwaC: MDLSVTHMDDLKTVMEDWKNELLVYKFALDALDTKFSIISQEYNLIHGHNPIEHTKSRVKSFESIVNKLMRKGCEITTKEMKEHIHDIAGVRIICSFISDIYNVVNVLKQHDDLRIVKVKDYIQTPKPNGYRSLHLIIEMPVNLTNRVEYVKAEIQIRTIAMDFWASLEHKIYYKLNNDVPKQLTDELKEAAEIAHYLDEKMLGIKKEVD, encoded by the coding sequence ATGGATTTATCTGTAACGCATATGGACGATTTGAAAACAGTAATGGAAGATTGGAAAAATGAATTATTAGTTTATAAATTTGCGCTGGATGCATTGGATACAAAGTTCTCCATTATCAGCCAGGAGTATAACCTTATTCACGGACACAACCCGATTGAACACACGAAATCCCGTGTCAAAAGCTTTGAAAGCATCGTGAATAAGTTAATGAGAAAGGGCTGCGAGATTACGACGAAGGAAATGAAAGAGCACATTCACGACATTGCCGGCGTGCGCATCATTTGTTCTTTTATATCCGATATTTATAACGTCGTGAATGTCTTAAAGCAACATGATGACTTGCGAATCGTAAAGGTGAAGGATTATATTCAGACGCCAAAACCGAACGGCTACCGAAGCCTGCATTTGATCATTGAGATGCCTGTGAATTTAACAAACCGTGTGGAATACGTCAAAGCAGAAATTCAAATCCGGACGATCGCGATGGATTTCTGGGCGAGCCTTGAACATAAAATTTACTATAAATTGAATAATGACGTTCCGAAGCAATTAACAGACGAACTGAAGGAAGCAGCGGAGATCGCCCATTATCTTGATGAGAAAATGCTGGGGATAAAGAAAGAGGTGGATTAG
- a CDS encoding M28 family metallopeptidase, translating into MKKLLTVVTLAVLTAGTVLLPAQSITPAARAVQISDSERELPFKAKRAYSTISQLSEAIGPRIAGTAAEKKSALFIASSMRKVKLDVKVQRFDIPDRLEGTLSSEGSDILLRAASGSAPTDKQGLTAPLFNAGLGYPKDFTADAQGKIALISRGDLTFYEKAKHAEAAGAKAVIIYNNKESLVPVTPNLSGNEVGIPVVGIKKEDGEALAQQKEATLHLKAFTNQTSQNIIGIKKPKNIKHPDIVYVTAHYDSVPFSPGANDNGSGTSVMLEMARVLKSVPSDKEIRFIAFGAEELGLLGSSYYVDHLSEKELKRSEVNFNFDMVGTSWENASELYVNTLDGQSNVVWESSRTAAENIGFDSLSLTQGGSSDHVPFHEAGIDSANFIWGDPETEEVEPWYHTPEDSIEHISKDRLQQAGDLVTAAVYQAVKKEKKSKTNKKQMKAKASDIYEDIK; encoded by the coding sequence ATGAAAAAGCTTTTGACTGTAGTGACGTTGGCTGTTTTAACTGCCGGAACAGTTCTTTTGCCGGCACAGAGTATCACCCCTGCCGCGCGTGCTGTACAAATATCAGATAGCGAGCGAGAGCTTCCTTTCAAAGCAAAGCGTGCGTACTCAACCATTTCCCAGCTAAGTGAAGCCATCGGCCCCAGAATAGCCGGAACGGCCGCTGAAAAAAAGAGCGCCCTGTTCATTGCTTCATCCATGAGAAAAGTAAAGCTTGATGTGAAGGTACAACGATTCGATATTCCTGACCGGCTCGAGGGAACGCTGTCTTCAGAAGGAAGCGATATTCTTCTACGGGCGGCATCCGGCTCAGCCCCGACTGACAAACAAGGGCTGACGGCTCCGCTTTTCAATGCCGGCTTGGGCTACCCAAAGGACTTCACCGCTGACGCCCAGGGCAAAATCGCCTTGATTTCCAGAGGAGACCTTACGTTTTACGAGAAAGCCAAACATGCCGAAGCCGCCGGAGCCAAGGCTGTCATCATTTATAACAACAAAGAAAGCCTCGTGCCTGTGACGCCAAATCTGTCAGGCAATGAAGTCGGCATCCCTGTCGTCGGCATTAAGAAAGAAGACGGAGAAGCCCTTGCCCAGCAAAAAGAAGCAACCTTACACCTAAAAGCATTCACAAACCAGACCTCCCAGAACATCATTGGGATCAAAAAACCGAAGAACATCAAACATCCAGACATTGTGTACGTGACGGCCCATTACGACAGTGTTCCTTTTTCGCCCGGCGCAAATGACAACGGCTCAGGCACCTCTGTCATGCTGGAAATGGCGCGCGTCTTAAAAAGCGTTCCTTCTGATAAAGAAATCCGCTTTATCGCTTTCGGCGCAGAAGAGCTGGGCCTGCTCGGCTCATCTTATTATGTAGATCATCTGTCGGAAAAAGAGTTGAAACGCAGCGAAGTGAACTTCAACTTTGACATGGTGGGCACAAGCTGGGAAAATGCGTCTGAGCTGTATGTCAACACATTGGACGGCCAATCGAACGTTGTTTGGGAATCCAGCCGGACGGCTGCTGAAAATATCGGGTTTGACAGCCTGTCTCTGACACAGGGAGGGTCATCCGATCACGTGCCATTCCACGAAGCCGGTATTGATTCCGCCAACTTTATTTGGGGAGACCCAGAAACCGAAGAAGTCGAGCCGTGGTATCACACCCCCGAAGACTCGATCGAGCATATTAGCAAAGATCGCCTCCAGCAGGCCGGCGATCTTGTGACAGCCGCTGTCTATCAGGCTGTGAAAAAAGAGAAGAAATCGAAAACCAATAAGAAACAAATGAAGGCCAAAGCCTCTGACATTTATGAAGATATCAAATAA
- the tyrS gene encoding tyrosine--tRNA ligase, translating to MMKTTEQLTAAQQKEVERQLQIYMTGAHEVIPPEELKAKLVKSISTGAPLKIKLGLDPSAPDVHLGHTVVLNKLRQFQENGHIVQLLIGDFTGKIGDPTGKSAARKQLTDEEVQHNAKTYFQQFGKVLDPEKVELHYNSKWLKTLSLEDVIELAGKITVARLMERDDFEERIAMQKPISLHEFFYPLMQGYDSVVLESDIELGGTDQHFNVLMGRHFQERYNKEKQVVILMPLLEGLDGVEKMSKSKNNYIGIDEHPNDMYGKTMSLPDSLMKKYIHLATDLELEEKKQLVKDLETGAIHPRDAKILLAKTIVRMYHGAEAAEAAEQSFKTVFQENSLPDDIPVVQWEGEKTIAIVDLLVTLKLLSSKSEARRMIQNGGIRIDGEKITDVHANAEIKENMIIQVGKRKFLKIQ from the coding sequence ATGATGAAAACTACTGAGCAACTCACAGCAGCACAGCAAAAAGAAGTCGAAAGACAGCTTCAGATATACATGACAGGCGCCCACGAAGTCATACCGCCGGAGGAACTAAAGGCCAAGCTTGTGAAATCTATTTCTACAGGCGCACCATTAAAAATTAAGCTTGGATTAGATCCCTCTGCACCGGATGTGCATTTGGGCCATACGGTTGTGTTAAACAAGCTTCGCCAATTTCAAGAAAACGGCCACATTGTCCAGCTGTTAATTGGGGATTTCACAGGAAAAATCGGTGATCCAACCGGAAAATCAGCAGCCAGAAAGCAGCTGACTGATGAAGAAGTGCAGCATAACGCCAAAACATATTTTCAACAATTTGGAAAAGTTCTGGATCCTGAAAAAGTCGAGCTTCACTACAATTCGAAATGGCTGAAAACATTGAGTCTGGAGGATGTCATTGAATTGGCAGGAAAAATAACCGTAGCCCGACTGATGGAGCGCGACGACTTTGAAGAACGCATCGCCATGCAAAAGCCGATCTCGCTTCATGAATTCTTTTACCCGTTGATGCAAGGTTATGATTCCGTCGTTCTTGAAAGTGATATTGAATTAGGCGGGACAGATCAGCATTTCAATGTCCTCATGGGCCGGCATTTCCAAGAACGATACAACAAAGAAAAACAGGTCGTCATCCTCATGCCGCTTTTGGAAGGCTTGGACGGCGTTGAGAAAATGTCGAAGTCGAAAAATAACTACATCGGCATTGATGAACACCCAAACGACATGTATGGGAAAACGATGTCACTGCCCGACAGCCTGATGAAAAAATACATTCATTTGGCAACTGACTTAGAGCTTGAAGAGAAAAAACAGCTCGTGAAAGACTTAGAAACCGGCGCCATTCATCCAAGGGATGCCAAAATACTCTTAGCCAAAACGATCGTCCGAATGTATCACGGGGCGGAAGCCGCTGAAGCTGCCGAGCAATCGTTTAAAACCGTCTTTCAGGAAAACAGCCTGCCAGACGATATTCCGGTAGTGCAATGGGAAGGCGAGAAAACAATCGCGATTGTCGATCTGCTCGTTACATTGAAACTCCTTTCTTCAAAGAGCGAGGCACGCCGCATGATTCAAAACGGAGGTATCCGCATCGACGGAGAGAAAATAACAGATGTTCATGCCAATGCAGAGATAAAGGAAAATATGATCATCCAAGTCGGCAAACGCAAGTTTTTAAAAATCCAATAG
- a CDS encoding MarR family transcriptional regulator, which translates to MKRSYQHQQLRKEEHDTLSKLKQMPIESLNLEAISIATNLYRSAQKLRIKMEAEVLSSYNLSWTAFSILYDLWVWGALETRKAAELSGISTATASNVIKTLEKKNFCRKSIDTRDRRLVFVSITDSGKQAIEELYPEFHKGETELIAGMTIDEQKTLTELLRKVADNLHTT; encoded by the coding sequence GTGAAACGTTCCTATCAACATCAGCAGCTTCGGAAAGAAGAACACGACACACTTTCTAAGCTTAAACAAATGCCCATCGAGTCACTCAACCTGGAAGCCATATCGATTGCGACGAATCTGTATCGATCTGCGCAAAAGCTCCGTATCAAAATGGAAGCTGAAGTTCTTTCTTCCTATAACCTTTCTTGGACCGCTTTCTCTATTCTTTATGATCTATGGGTATGGGGAGCACTCGAAACGAGAAAAGCTGCTGAGCTGTCAGGCATTTCAACAGCTACAGCAAGCAACGTGATCAAAACGCTCGAAAAAAAGAATTTTTGCCGTAAAAGCATCGACACAAGAGATCGGCGACTCGTTTTTGTCTCCATCACTGATTCCGGCAAACAAGCTATTGAAGAACTCTACCCTGAGTTTCACAAAGGGGAAACTGAGCTTATTGCGGGCATGACGATAGACGAACAAAAAACATTGACAGAGCTGCTTAGAAAGGTAGCTGACAATCTTCATACAACATAA
- a CDS encoding TIGR02206 family membrane protein has translation MQRYVQSVYKHDPFHLFSAEHVVTLAIIALLAILLFLFREAAKRPQLSLFLRYLFVFLLLASQIGYQIWMIATGRWSVRTSLPLQLSDLSVYLSAIMLVTKSWRLFVFLYFVGIASSMQALLTPDLGMFSFPHVRYILFFMSHGSVFLSCLLMAVIGTYRMGQRSLWMTVLIVNVYGVCIYLIDRWLGANYMYLTKKPGGSSLLDVLGPWPWYIASAEAITIASFYILYWLYRMFKK, from the coding sequence TTGCAAAGGTATGTTCAATCCGTCTATAAACATGATCCGTTTCATCTCTTTTCAGCAGAGCATGTGGTGACATTAGCGATAATCGCTCTCTTGGCCATTTTGTTGTTTCTATTCCGCGAGGCAGCCAAGCGGCCTCAACTAAGCTTGTTTCTGCGCTATTTGTTTGTGTTTCTGCTGCTTGCTTCGCAAATCGGTTATCAAATATGGATGATCGCTACGGGCAGGTGGTCGGTGCGCACTTCATTGCCTCTCCAGCTCAGTGATCTATCGGTGTATTTGTCAGCCATTATGCTGGTGACTAAAAGCTGGAGACTGTTTGTATTTTTATATTTTGTCGGCATTGCAAGCTCGATGCAGGCACTTTTGACACCTGACCTCGGTATGTTTTCATTTCCGCATGTCCGATATATCCTCTTTTTTATGTCGCACGGGTCCGTGTTTCTGTCCTGTCTGCTGATGGCGGTGATTGGCACTTACAGAATGGGCCAGCGCTCTTTATGGATGACTGTCCTGATTGTCAATGTGTACGGCGTCTGCATTTACTTGATTGATCGTTGGCTTGGCGCGAATTATATGTATTTGACGAAAAAACCGGGCGGCTCTTCTCTATTGGATGTTCTCGGGCCGTGGCCATGGTATATTGCCTCGGCTGAAGCCATTACGATCGCAAGCTTTTACATCCTTTATTGGCTTTACCGCATGTTCAAAAAGTGA
- a CDS encoding glycosyltransferase family 8 protein, with protein sequence MKKDEIMHIVSCADDNYARHLGGMFVSLLTNMDQEREVKLYVIDGGIEPDNKKRLEETTLKFGVPIEFLEVDTNMYEHAVESSHITKAAYYRISIPDLIKDESIKRMIYIDCDAIILEDISKLWDLDIAPYTVAAVEDAGQHERLKEMNVTDTGKYFNSGIMVIDFESWRKQNITEKVINFINEHPDEDFLVLHDQDALNAILYDKWYELHPRWNAQTYIILKLKTPATLSGQKLYRETRENPAIVHFCGGEKPWNSNTKHPYRDEYFHYMSYTKWNTISNPAMNQ encoded by the coding sequence TTGAAGAAAGATGAAATTATGCATATCGTGTCATGCGCAGATGATAATTATGCTCGTCATTTAGGTGGAATGTTCGTTTCTTTATTGACAAACATGGACCAGGAGAGAGAGGTCAAATTATACGTCATTGATGGCGGAATTGAGCCTGATAACAAAAAAAGACTGGAAGAAACCACATTGAAATTCGGTGTGCCGATTGAATTTTTAGAAGTGGATACTAACATGTATGAACATGCGGTAGAAAGCAGCCATATTACAAAAGCGGCGTATTACCGCATCTCAATTCCTGACTTAATTAAGGATGAGAGCATCAAACGAATGATTTATATCGATTGTGACGCGATTATTCTTGAAGATATTTCAAAATTGTGGGATCTGGATATTGCGCCATATACGGTCGCTGCTGTTGAAGATGCGGGGCAGCATGAACGCCTGAAAGAAATGAATGTCACTGATACAGGGAAGTATTTTAACTCAGGTATCATGGTGATTGATTTTGAATCTTGGAGAAAGCAGAACATCACAGAAAAAGTCATCAACTTTATCAATGAACACCCAGACGAAGATTTTCTTGTGCTGCACGACCAAGACGCGCTGAATGCGATCTTATACGATAAGTGGTATGAACTTCATCCACGCTGGAACGCTCAAACCTATATCATATTAAAACTAAAAACGCCTGCGACGCTGTCAGGCCAAAAGCTTTATAGAGAAACGAGAGAGAACCCGGCCATTGTCCACTTCTGCGGCGGAGAAAAACCTTGGAACTCCAATACCAAACATCCGTATCGCGATGAGTATTTCCATTACATGTCGTATACGAAGTGGAATACAATCAGCAATCCGGCGATGAACCAATAA